From Hydra vulgaris chromosome 07, alternate assembly HydraT2T_AEP, a single genomic window includes:
- the LOC136082510 gene encoding uncharacterized protein LOC136082510: MSPRKNKIWRYFQKTSDGAECKACKKSLKTKDRNTSGLHRHFEKKHSQDYVECSEKTDDSLLPLPKKKQRTMVEMLETKSKYDKDNSIQKQFDSAMLDYFCTDLASFSVVEGRGFKKLFDIANPKLSLHHKKTYPKKLSIWSREIQAGMKSIITEITPNLKSAAFTSDRWTSRAQDSYISWTFPTIDENWRLHHWTPHVQQFPGRHTGILIEGKLMYCVNGQARYMKLAVKLS; this comes from the coding sequence ATGTCaccaagaaaaaacaaaatctggagatattttcaaaaaacaagtgACGGTGCTGAATGCAAGGCGTGCAAAAAGTCTTTGAAAACAAAAGATCGAAACACAAGCGGACTTCATCGTCACTTCGAAAAAAAACACAGCCAAGATTACGTTGAGTGTTCTGAAAAAACTGACGACTCTCTTCTTCCTCTTCCTAAGAAGAAACAACGAACCATGGTCGAAATGCTTGAAACAAAGTCCAAATATGACAAAGACAATTCCATTCAAAAACAGTTTGACTCTGCAATGCTGGATTACTTTTGCACTGATCTGGCATCCTTTTCAGTAGTCGAAGGAAGAGGTTTTAAGAAATTGTTTGACATTGCAAACCCTAAACTGAGCCTTCATCACAAAAAAACATATCCAAAAAAGCTTTCAATTTGGTCAAGAGAAATTCAAGCTGGAATGAAGAGCATAATAACGGAGATTACGCCAAATCTAAAAAGTGCTGCATTTACTTCTGACCGTTGGACTTCTAGAGCTCAGGACAGCTACATCTCTTGGACTTTTCCTACTATTGACGAAAATTGGAGACTACATCACTGGACACCCCATGTCCAACAGTTCCCAGGCAGACACACAGGTATCTTAATTGAAGGAAAGCTAATGTACTGCGTGAACGGCCAGGCAAGATACATGAAACTTGCAGTCAAATTGTCATAG